The genomic region ACGACGCCCTTGCCCGGTGCCGACGACGGGTCGTAGTAGCTGCGCCGCACCGGGCGGATGGTGCCTGCCGGGGGGGGTGACACAGATGCTATCAGGCACCGACCCGCAGGCAGGGAGCGCCACGAAACCACCCCAACctgccctgctggtgctgctccgTGTGGGGACGGGACGGCTTTCTGGCGTGGCTGCTGTCCCcgccctgcctcagtttccccaggcTCAGGTTCGCAGAGGCACAGCCTCGATGGGGACACACAACCACAAGCTTAGCAGCAAAACCTGGTCCAGGAGCCTCCCTTAGAAGCTGGGTGAAATTAGGAATGCCCCAGGCTCCTGACGGGCACGACACGGCCCCGTCCGCCTCTCAGCTCTGGGCCAGGAGAGGGAAATAAGAGCTTTAGGAGCCAAGAGGCAGcgctgagccccacggcacGGCACCTGCGCCCAGAAGTGGCGATGTGCACCAGCAGGGGAgaggggctcagggcagccccacagtctgcagctgcagaaacgTCCTGCAGTGaaaacccagccagcagcacgaGGAAAACCCCCGCAAGGCTGAGTaaaggagctggagcagggctctgTGCCTCAGCCCCTGCTCTTCCGTCAGCAAGTGCCCAAGTGGGGCAGGAGAGCAAAGCACAAAGGCTTTGCGGCTTGCACCTACTCTCGCTAGGTATTTCCTTTCCACTGCGCTAAGTCAAGGGAAAAGCCTTCCTCTCTGGGTTGTTTCACAGCAGCACAAGGACAGGCTGGAcgtggctgtccccagcctcgGTGTCCTGTCCCGAGCACGCCTCTAGCTCTCCCCTGACCCAGGGTTGTTTGGTTAATAAATCGGGTGAGCTCATGAACATCGCTGCCCCCATGCCAGTGGAGTCACGACACCCTTCTGCAAAATCCCATCGCTTGCTCCCATAGGAACGCGGAAGCTCAGGGAGCAGAAATCACTAGTCCTGTTCTCCAGCTTTCCACCACGAGGCGGTGAGCCCACGGCACCCTGGCACCGGGGTGAACCACGAGCATTCCTGCACTGCTCTTCCCCTTAAGTCCCGCAGGAATTTCAGTCCCTTTTAACCCCCAGCCCTCCACTGGAAATGCCCACTACCATCAGTCGCCACGCAGGACCAGGTCCCCTGAAAAAAAACGggctaaaaataagcaaagcGGGCCACCTGTCCCACCCTGCCAAGGGGCACCCGGGGGAGAACGGCTGCCAGCCCCGGTGGCACAAAGGAGGGCCGGAGGGGAGCAGGGCCTCGCTGCACAGCGGTGATTTATCCTAATCCGGTGCGGTGCGAGCGATGGCATGCGGCATCTGGCGGTCCCTCCCCGGCCACGGTGTGGGAAAACCGCGCGGCCCCCCCAGCGCAGCGCAGGGCCGCCAGCCTCCCATTCAGCGGGGGAAGAAAGGGGACAATAGCTATTCAGGGCCTGCCAGGGTcacgacccccccccaaatcagaGCTGTTTAATGACCCAAAATACCAACATTCCCGGCAACCCGGAGGGAAGCAGAACAATCCCCCTTTCAGGCCTCCTCCCCCCAGGCGACAATAGCCCTCAGACGGATGGCGCTGAAAGCTGTCCCCGGGCAGCAAAGGTCCCTTGTCCCCACGACCACGACCCCCACCAGCCCCCAGAGCAGGCTGTCCTCCGCCCAGGGACAAGGGACATTGCCAGGCCCCCTTCCTACTATTATTATGGGGgtgcctggggagggaaggggcccAAACCCCTGTGACAGCCACCCCCAAAAACCTGTGTCCCTAATTTCACGCACCTTGCGCTCACCCCCTGCGTATCTCCTAACACCTGTCCGTGCTCCCCACCCTGGGGACAGCCACGCCTGCTCACGTTCCCCCTGTATGTCCCCCCAAACCTGCCTCTGCCTCAACCGGGCACAGCCCCACCTGCCCGTGCCCCCAACCCAGGCACCCCCCGTGGCATGCCATGCCCCAAGGCAGGATTTGTCCCCCCAGCAGCACGCAGCGCCGGGTTCAGGGGAAGCACAGAGACAGGCACACGGGGCAAGGCCAGAGGAAGGGTCTGAAGGGGGTGGGCATGATCCTGGCAGCACAACGGTGGCCGGCTCAGCGCTGGGGGAAAAGGCAGGAGGTTGCAAcagggcagaggagcagaggaggccGGGAAGCACGACCCAGCGAAGGGCTGCAGGCACGCAGGTCAGAccaggcagcacccagggacCGGGGGGGATGGCGTAACGCAGGTCAGCAGCAGACAAGCCTGGGCATCACCAGGCCAGccggcagcagggccagcagcacggCGCCAGGCAGCGCGAAGCGGAGCTGTGCAATTCTAGGtcaggcagggcagggtggtGCAATGCAAATCCAGAGCTCAGCATGATGCAATAGGGGGCCCGGCAATGCAACCCCCCGAGCGGGCAGCGCGACGCAGCACAGCACCCGGGAGTGCAGCAGGGCAATAGCAGGGTGGGCGAGGGGATGTAACGCAGAAGAAGGCAGCACAAAGCAATACGGGACTTAGAAAGGCAGCACGGTACAGCAGAGCTCCAGATCGGGGCCTGACAACACAGCGCAAAGCAATTCCAGGTCAGGGAACGCAGGACCTGGCAGCAAAGCACCGCCCGATGCAAGCCGACGCTAAGCAGCGCGATGTAAAACAGCACCAGGAAAACGCAGGGCGATGCCAGATCAGTCGGGCCGGGCAGGAAAGCACCTGGCTGAGCGGGGCAGCCGAGAGCTGGCAGCACAACCGCAGGCAGCTCGGTGCGGGAGGGCCTGGGCAGGACCGGGCAGCGCCGGATGGGACCCGGCAGCAAGGCACAGCGCGATGCGGTGCGGCTGCAGGCGTGGAGCACAAAGCAGGGCGAGACCGGGCAGGGCTGGAAGGGCCTCGGTGACACCGTGCGGTGCAAAGGGAGCGTGGGGAGGAGCGGGCGGTGCTGGTGGTGCCAAGCAATGCAAAGCAAGGCGGTGCCAGCCCGGGGAGGACCAGGCAGGTGCTCGCAGTGCCAAGCAATGCCGAGCAAAGCAACGCCAGCCCGGGGAGCCCAGCGGCACGGTGCAGCCGGGCTGTGCAGCCCCTCACCAGGGTGCAAGGAGCGGGGCCGGTGCGTCCCGGGCTCACTCACCGGTGTCCTGGCGGAACTGGTGCATGGACTGCAGGTCGATGATGTAAGGCGCCAGGCGGCTGTCGGCCTGGCCCAGCACCACGCTGCCTCCCGCCCGCGGCCCGGCGCGGGCCACCGCCTCGATGTGGTGGCTGACGGCCGGGCTGTAGGGCCGCCACCGCCCGTGCTCGTTGAGCCATTCCCACACCACCACGGCCGAAGCGAGCAGCATCGCTCCTCCGAGCCGCCTCAGCCCCCTTCCCCGCCGCCTCAGCCCCCTTCACCTcctcccgctccccgccgcagacgccccgccgccgctgcaGCCCGCCCCGCCGGCTCCCGCATGCTCCGCGGGGCTGCCCGCCCGCctgcccccgccccggggccgtcCGCCGAGGGGGCGCGGAGGGGAAGGCCGCGGCTCAGCGCCGGGCCGGAGCGCAGCGCCTCTCcccggccgggggcggcggcggcggcagcgggaggcggctccgctccgctccgctccgcacCGCGGCGCCCGCCCCGTTCCCGCGCCCGCGCCAGCGCGCGGCGGGGCGCCACGGAGAGccacgccccccgccccccgtgACCACGCCCACAGCCCctcgaggccacgcccccaatGCCACAGCGCCCCGCCCCTAACGCTCCGTGGCCACGCCCCCGTCGGCACGTGACCACGCCCCCACTGCtacgaggccacgccccccgcgGCGCCGACCATCTCGCCCCGGGGGGAGGGCAGCCGGGAGGAGCcattgctggggggggggggggggggggggggcggcggggtgcAGCCCCTCTGTGACACCCCAAAATCCGCCCGGGACACTGAGGCAACGCCGGAGGTGTCCCCACATTAGCCTCGCACCTCCAGGGGCACCCGGGCTgggctcccgcagccccccagcaccagcaccggcACCCACCGGACTTCATTTTCCCATCCTGGCCCATTTTGGGGAGAAtcaccccaaaaaaataaaggaacgCTGCCCCCACGCCTTGCACCCGCAGGATTTTGGCAAATCCCATGTCCCACACTGCCACTGTCGGGGGTGACCCTCCCCCAGGACACGGGGACCCCGGGGGTGCTGTGGCTGTAGGGCATCACTGAGAGCTCAGCTCCtgataaattctgttttccaggtgataaatattattttccaggcgataaatattattttccaggcaataaatactgttttccaggcactgcccagcccatgGAGTGTCTGCCACCGCCGCCTGCGATGAAAAGCCATCAGGGAAGATGTAACTAGGggcaaaaagaggaaataaagcagGTGGGGACTGACTGGGGCAATGCTGAGCTGTGAACACGGGACAAATAGGGGGGATGGAAAATGATGAAGGTGGAGCAAATCGCCCCATCGTCCCTGGGAGTGCATTTTCCTGCAGGAACGGGGGGCTTCATGGGATGCTGGTGGTGCCACTGCGAGCCCACGCTGGGTTTTCACCTGGAGCAAGGCAAGCACCccctggggaaactgaggaaaTCCTTCCCACCTACAGGTGGAAAGCCTGTGCAGGTTTAAAACCTACGCAACTCGCCCCCAGGCACACCCAACCCAAACGTTTGGGTTTGGGGAATTAAACACATccttggggtggtttggggggctccccccctgcTGCaacacagggctgctgctggagaggccAGAGGGAAGCAGCGCCACACAAATGTcacccaaaaccccaaaatctcacGTACTGAGTACGAAGAAAGGCTTTTTGTGCCTCCTCGTGCGTCTGGAAATGCCACCATAGAGCTTGGTGTCCCCAAGGAGGGTGAATCCCGACCCTCCTGGCTTCGTTCCCTCGGTGAGGGCGCAAACACCTCTCACAAGCCCTGCTCAGGCAAAAAATGCACCCGAAGTGCCCCACCATCGTCACCCTGCCCGTGGGGGCTcccccagtgctgcagagcccacggtgcagcccccagcccccccggcccacctcccactgccaccagcaccgcAAATCCCTTCTCTTGTCCCAAAGCACGATCCTGGTGGGTTACTGTTAGCCACGTGGCTACCGCCATCCTGGGAGGCTAGCCACGAGATGCCGCCAGCTCTCGCCAGAACCGTTTACTTCATGGTCCTCATCTGCGTTTCagctgaaaacatgaaattgaAACCCGAGGGGCTCGGGTGTCACCACAGCTGTGCCGCGCTTGGGGCCTGCTGGCAGGGAGAGCTCCGGGCTTGGGGCCGCTCGCCCAGCTGGCAGCGAACATCAGCCGGGCCACGGGGGGGCTGGTGACAGCTCGATTTTTCACGCCGGCTCTGGTTATGGTGGCAGCCATCTCGAAGCATCGCCAGCACCACCCTGGCTTCGTAAACCAAGCCGTGCTCCAGAAAGGTCGAGTTGCAGGGCCCCATGCCAGGGCTGTGGgccccccccacggcccccaggGACATTAAGGGTGCTCGGGCAGTGCAGGATGAAAGGGAGCTGTTCCCACCTGCTGTCCATCCTGTGTCCCAGAAGGAACATGGGATCGGAAGTGTGGTTCCTGCCTgtggggggtgaggggcagcgggaggggagggggtgagCCCCTGGCCTCTGCTGAGCTCGAGGGGGCACGAGGAGAAAGGAAAGTTGGTGACAAGTGCACAGAGCAAACAAGACATGGCAGAGAGAAACATCTGCTGGAGAAGGGACTTCGACTAatcccgaaaaaaaaaaaaaaaaagccagaaattGTTGTTCACAAGTGCACGGCGGTAGAAACATTGCAAATAATCCGATCCGAGCTGCAAAGCAGATGTCAGGCAATAAGCAGCGGTGAGGAATGTGATGTATGAAGCAATTTATAACATGGAAGGTGCACGTCCTGCCTTGTGGCTGCCACCCACCAAAAGCGGGCGCCCTCCCACCCCACACGCTGGGCACCCTCGCCccacggggcagccccagccccgtggcccCGTTTGCCCTGCCCTTTGCCCCCCCGCAGTGCCCCCCACGCCCCTGCAGACGCcactggtgctgcagcaggcgcTGTGCCCGGCGCCTCCACCGCCCGCGGGGACAAAGCTGCTTTGtgcagggctggctgggcaTTTCCAAGCCTCGTGCCCACACCACGCTCCCAGGCTTTCCCCCCGCACCCCAGGGAACAGGGACCCCCTGCTTTGCTCTcagggggcagggaggaaggcagaggcaCACGGGGACAGGGCACGATGCTGGTTATACCTCCCTGGTGAACTCCACCACCTCTGCCAGTTCCTTGAGCTTCCTCCCAGAGCATGCCGTCCCTCCCAAACCCCTCACCCCACAGGGAGGGACCCTCCCAAGGCCACCCAGGCACGGAGAGAAGCGCTGGCTGGGGTAGGAGCAGGGCAGCGCACGCAGAGCCTGGCGAGGCTCAGTCCCACTGTCACTCCTCCTCCAAGAAGTCACGGCTCCCCAGGAGATCTCCCAGGCACTTTATTCACTCAGCAGCCAACAGCCATCATAGCcataaagggaaaaacaaacaaaaaaaaacaaaaaaaaactacgGCCAGGGCAGCTGAGAAGCCTCACGGCTGCTCCCTTCGCAGGGTATGAGGTGCAGGTTGGGGCTGTTAGTTTCTCCAAGCCATCTCCAGTCCTAATTGTGGCCTGGAGGCACCAACATCCTTGTGGAGGGTCTTCCAAGTCAGCCTTCGGTTAACAGATCCTCTCTGTTGTATTGTCGGAGCAGCTGAGAAATGCCCCCCTGCTCAAACCCCCACCAACCCCTCCTCAACGAGCCCCCAAGCAGTTAGCGCAGAAATTCAACGCACAGAGAACACAAAttgggcaggagcagctggcggggaaggaaagggaaccACCTGAAGGAGACAAAGCCTTGGGTTTTGCAAATGGGGCACAATTCCTTTCACCAGGTGCTATTTTCACATCCCTTTGCTCCTGCCTTGCCTCTACAAGAGCCCCACCACAGCTCCCCTCCTCGTGAAGCAGCATCAAGCCATGAAAAGAGGCAGCAACCAAGCAAGTCTCACGGCACAGGCTAGCCCTGTCCTTGCTCACGAAGGACCCCGGCCTCTGGGACCTGCAAACCCCTGGCACGCAGAGCCAGACTCATCCCGAGCCTTGTCCTTCCAGGGCTTCCCTCCCCGTGCCTCTGCTTCCCTAGCTGGGAAAGGGAGCCCCCAGGGAACGGCACCAAAAGCGTGGGGGCTCTGGGGTTAGTGGCGTGCTCTCCCCCGtccgccccccaccccaaaatcccctgtGACTGTGAGCAGCCCTCGGCAGGGGTGGGAAAGGAGTCCTGCTGGATTGACCCCCCCCTGCTAAACCCTAACCAGACCCAGGCTCCCTGCTACCCATGCGGCCATCATTGGCCCTCGGCCAGGCCAGGGGCTGAGccggcgccggggccgggccgggcgagCTGCCGCAGGTCCCTCACGGACCTCACGGCCCACTGGGCCAGCTCCCgcagcacccccaggccccgcaGCTTCTGCTCGAAGAGGCTGAGgcgagggggcgcggggggcccgTCCCCTTCGTCGCCGGGGGGCCCGCggctctccagctccagcagctcctcgaGGTGGTAGGCGAAGGCCGAGACTTGCAGCAGGACGGCCGCCAGCGCCCGGCCCAGCGCGGCGTCGGCGTCGCCCAGCTGCTcccgctgctcctccagcatctGGGCCAGCAGCGTGCGGAAGGCCCGGTACGCCGCCAGGTTGTCCAGGAGCCGCTGGGTCCCCGTCTGCTCGCTCCAGTGCtccgctgccgccgccggcaCCCCCTCCACCGCCGCCACGCTGACCGAGGCGTCCAAGCCCTGCCGTTCCACCTGcacggggaaaaaaacagccGGGGCTCAGTGGTGCCGGGAGAAACGGGGAccctcagcagccccccgccgctgcccccagccGTGGTGCATGCCAAGGTGATTTTGGGCACAGGGGCAGATGCTGAGAGGCAGGGGATCACCCAAGCATCAGTCCACTGTGTTGAGACCCCAAGGCCGAGGCGTCGGCAGCATTTCGTCCCACAGCTCAGCAGCTCGGCCGCGTGCCAGCGGCCCCGTGCCCCGTCACAGCCGCCCGGCGTCAGACCCAGACCCCGCTGGCAGCAGCCTCGGGGCGCGGGCAGAGATGAACTCACGTAGATGTCCAGGAGGTCGGCGACGTCCGAACGCATCTTCCTGGCCAGGCGGATGCCGCGGCTGCACAAGTCACGGCGCCGGAGGGTGGTGGCCGAGGGGGTGTCTGCTGCTGCCATGGCCCAGGCGGTCGTCCCGGGCTCCGGGCTCACGGCGCGGCGCCCGCCTGGCCCGGGAAGGACAATCCCGTGCTGAGCTGGTGCATTCCAGCCGGGAGCTCTGCTCACGCGTCCGCTGGCCCGGCTCTCCCCCTCTTCCGCGCCTGGGGCCTGGCACGACGCTGCAAATTCCCGCCTCTGGGATCAACAGCGACAGATTATTTCCCTAATTCCCCCCACGCTTTGCCACTCTTTAAGCCTATTGCCCGGAACAGGCtcgcccagcagcagcaggaggttcTCCCAGCCCCGGCTCAGACCCTCTCCAGCCTCCCCGCAGCGAAATGAGCACCGGGctgagcccccggccccggccccgttccCCCTACTCAGGCCGGAGCGCAGGAAACCACTGCCGGGAAGAGGCGAGCAAAGCCGGGACGTTGCTCAACAGCTGAGCGGGGACTGCAGCCTGGGGCCTGAGCAGGGcacaggggacagggggacgccCGGCCCCAGCTGTGGGATGTGGTGCTCTTCATCCCAAAGCCCTCAGGGCTGCACCCCAAAGCCCTCGGAGCTTTAGggtcctgcctgctgccctctTCTTGCTGCGtggcccccccaaacccagccaCCATTTCCTGCAGGGGCCTGCCCTGAAGGAGAGCCACGGAGTAGGAGGCCCCTGAtccaccccccccaaacacgAGCACCACACAAAAACCAGCCCTTTTTgggtttatttgctttttccgCAAGATGTTTATTTCAGTTACGTGTTACCCagattaagagaaaaatgagagttgAAAAGCAGCTTCCCTTTACAACCGCACCGCTATGAGCCCTGCCCTGGCTCAGGGCTACCAGGGGGACTGAGGGCCACCGGGGGGGAACTAGGGGCTAGTGGGGATGGGGgcaacccccagcccccccaaggccagcccagcagcaccggTGCCACCTGGTGGCTACTGCAGAAAGCACTGCCAAGGCCCCTACCCCCAGCCCACCCTGCTGCAGGCCCTGGCTTCCCTCccggggaggagaaaaaaaaataataataaataaatacaggggaaaatacaaaaaaaagtttattgcAAACTACTACAATAATTTATTGAAGCAAACTGCATGCGAGTGAAGGAGAGACGCtgagggaaggggcagcaggagggctgtgTCAGTTGTAGGGCatggaaggggagagggaaggagttACACCAGtctctcctgcagcagggcgAGCAGGCTGTGGTTAGAGGACAGACAGGCAACCCGCCGagaccagaaaaagaaaaagggaagctATGAGGGGGCGCACTGGAGGGCGAGGCAGGGATCAGAGGTCTCAAGGCCAGGAATGAGGTGGGAGGCGAGCAAGCTGCTTGATCCCGCAGCCGCTGACAACTGcgctgctctgctcggggcagGCGCAGGACGAGGCAGCCTCCCTCGCCTCCCAGCCAGGTGCTGAGTGTCGCAGCACCGGTAGGGAGCGAGCTGGTGGCCCAGAAGCATTTTAGTGTCGATCTCGGAGAACAAAAGCCCAAGCTCTCCCTTTAGTTTAGTGTTCTGTGCAAGGCTCTGCCTGCTCCGCACCTCTTGCGGGGGCGGTGGCAGGgcatgaaaagcagcagaggggctgcagcaaCCTGGGGGAAAATAGCAAAACCCTACTACACTGGCACATCCCCTAGGGGCAGTGGGAtcccaggcaggagaggtgTTTGCCCCCACTCACACCCACGGCCCTGGGCAGGAGACCCTCGCTGCCGGTGGGTGAAACCATCATGGTTGGGTCTGATCTTCTTTGGGCTGTGCGGTGACCCTTTAGCTAGGaagggggtgtggggagggggaaaactAGCTGGCCACCCTAAAACTCCCCCCTGGAAATCACAACAAATTGATCCAAGCAAGAGGTTGTATCACCCCAACTAAGGAAACTGGTTTGTGTGCTTCACCACCACCCCACTGCGTGCCTGTCGTGCGTGGTGTTCCAGGAGATGCCTGCCcaggggtgctgcagccctcctgcctaCCCCCAGGAGAAGCACGGGAGCCACACTCAAGGAACAGGGGATGCTCACACCCTGGATGCTCACACCAAGACGCCGGGGCTGCGAACTGCCCGAGCACAAAGCACCCCACCACCAGAAGCGTTTTGGCTTGTTCAGACACAGACTTCAACGtcagtggggaagggaaaggggaaatcAGGACAAGTGACCCCGTAAAAGCTGTCAGGCTTGGGCCACAGCTGGATTtccaggcagcacaggggacagAGTGGGTGTTTAGAGTCAGTTTCCTGTAAAAGCTTCCAATTGAATTCcacattttattgctgttcTCCAGACCCCAGATACCCGATTTTGCCTGGCTGCTGTTACAGACCGATTTTGCTGACCGTGCGCTTGGACAAAACACTTGGGCTCTGTTCCAAGCACGTAAacccaaccaaaaaaaaaaagaaaacaagtaaacaaacaaaaagcccaggTTATTTTTCACCTCTTCCAAAAAAACACTAAGAATTCAAGGCCACTGAGTCTCCACACACAGTTTCAGAGAACAGAGCGAAAAAGATCCGAGTCTAAATACCAGACGTGTCACATCCTATGCAAGCCTCTCCGAGGGTTCAGGTCTGTCCCAGCTACGCCAGCAGGCGACACTCAAACTACAAGGCTCCGTGGAAAGCAGGGGCGTTTTGTGCCGAAGCGAGGAGCTTTGAGCACACAGCTGCACAACGCTCCCCAGAACGGAGGCAGGGAGCGAGCCGAcggccccttcctcctccctcagccTACTGCCTTGGATAAATTCGCCTGAGACGACCGTACCCGGTCTCTGCTCCTGTATCTTTTGTCTAGACCCggaaaggagaggcagaggtgGATGAGGAGCACAGCATCCCCCACCAGCAAGCGGCTCACAACGGCCCTAAGTCACGAGAACAAGTTCCTGGCTAACGATGTCCTTCCCTGCGAGGCTACGGAGTCAGGGGACGCAGAAAGAGCACTTAATgcgaggagctgggagggaaggagaccAGAGCCAGCTGTTCCAGCACTCACCTCATCCTCCTGCTAAAACGCTGCCGCAAAGACTCCCACTGCAAACAGGCTCTTCTCCGGGGGCTCTCCCTCTACTCTGGAAAAGCTACGAGAGAGATCTGACTCCCGAACACTGCCTTCCCTCAGCTCTCCTCCCAGCGGCTGTCAGGATGGCACGGCATGCTCCCTGCGACTCCCTAGCGTGAAGGAGCCTCCCGGGGAACAGCCCGAACCCCTTCCACCCCCACCCACCGAGAACAGAACTAAAAAATACCGACCCTTTTTAATCAATAAATAAGGAATCTCGTTACCACAACACAAAAACGAA from Anser cygnoides isolate HZ-2024a breed goose chromosome 5, Taihu_goose_T2T_genome, whole genome shotgun sequence harbors:
- the CNTF gene encoding ciliary neurotrophic factor; protein product: MAAADTPSATTLRRRDLCSRGIRLARKMRSDVADLLDIYVERQGLDASVSVAAVEGVPAAAAEHWSEQTGTQRLLDNLAAYRAFRTLLAQMLEEQREQLGDADAALGRALAAVLLQVSAFAYHLEELLELESRGPPGDEGDGPPAPPRLSLFEQKLRGLGVLRELAQWAVRSVRDLRQLARPGPGAGSAPGLAEGQ